TCTGTTTCTCTGAAACTGCAGGTAACATGTTACTTGACTTGATCATCCCTTTCACTTAGGTACttaagtatgtatttattttttaacaagAAGATTTCAGATGAATGACATTGATCAGTATATCTTGTATTAATATCTTGATCATTAATAATTagttatggaaatttttttctaattttgatctCAAATATTATTACTTTTAATattcaagcaaaaaaaactATCATTCTTCCGGCCACTTTCATTTTCGAGACGTTGGCTCagtctttttccttttttcattgtacatattttatattttaatttaagaCTGCATTTTTTCGTGTTCTAAACTAGTTAATGTTTTAGTTAAAAGTGGTAGATTAATGAAATCGCCAATAGTTGcaagtaaagtacctacctataaataatTGCAATGTACCAACTATCAATCAGTTCTAGAGTAGGTAGAGTTGATCTCGGAATTGAGTCGTTCATTTATCAAACGCGACCAGTCCTTTCGACTGTACCACGTACAAGAAGAAAAATTGGATCTAATATATCTTTTAGGTGCAGTTAGATGGAATTTTCACGGTTTAATAATGAACGGATTTAATGAGGcacgtgtgaaaaaaaaaaaacatagaaacaTACGTACTTGACCTTCCATGATTTTTATAAaaccatttttcataaaaatatttattgtttttgttcttgaaaaatataataattttttgcttgatAATTTATTCATCAACATGAATATTAGGcattgaaaatatgtttttttcaaaatgccaaatgcacaaaattataaaattgaaaaaaaggttgaaGTTTGATCTCTGTACGAAATTAAATATTCGTTAACGATGGTGGCAGAATATCATTAGGCGCTGTAAACGGATCCCAATCGCCTAATCCTGTCATTTTTAAACTTAAATCCCAcaactttttcgattcttcGGCATTTGTTGCTGCAGTTGAAGGAGTCTCCTTTTTGCAATCactgtaaaattaaatttgaatttaaaataagcGTCATATTCGTTgatcatttgatgaaaaatattcaaagaatagaaatttttccaacctaTAATAACATCCGGTTTCGTCCTCCAAACTTTCTTCAATTGAACAATAAATGGTCGTTTGCGCTCCTTCCTCAGGAGTTTTATCAAACAGGCAGAAGGCTAGGCGAACTACAGAGCGAAATCCAGGGAAATAAATAGAATTTAAATGACGTCCTAATTCAGTACGCACAATACCTGGGTGCAGAGAGTACACGTTTACGCCTTTGCCTGAAATAAATACATCGAACGATTATCGTTTACTTGTATAGGTATTTCTTATTCCGAAATGAATGCGAAAACTCTTTCTTTATCAATAGGCTAATTACCTTTTAGTTTTGTCGCGAGTTCGTGGCTGAATAAAAGATTAGCCAATTTGCTCTGTGCATAAGCTCCAAACGGCGTGTAGCCGTTTTCTAGATTTATATCGTCGAAATGAATTCTACCCTctgataagagaaaaaaaaacagaaatgagaaataattattatggcaaaaaatgctACAATGCGAATCTAAATTCAGAGGCAGCGAAAGCTCGTTCATCAAAAAACttttcgagtaggtaggtaaaagtataggtacagggtgcgcagaaatatcgagtacacctaaaaaaattgtatgcaaaATGTTTTTAGTTGGTCACAATGAATGTGAATGGTAATAATGTTAGCACaagattggttgttggactgaggtggtaatattccaccaatcataatgCATCTAAGTATTttacgttgccaacctatatttttgataaaaaactttctttgggtaCTCGCCCTGTGCATAATTGGATAGgtaaagaacatttttttcgatctGTCATGTTGTGAGAGAATTTACCTAATAAAGAGAAGATTTGCCTGAATGACACGACTTACTTTTATGAGCTAAAGATGAAACGTTCACTATTCTTGCAGGCGTAGAATGCCTAATTCGAGGAAGCAACAAACaagtaaacaaaaaatgtcCTAGATGATTGGTTCCAAACTGCAATTCAAACCCATCTGCAGTTTTACTTTTCGGACACATCATAACACCTTCGTAAAAAACAATTAGAATATTATGAAACGTATAACttagtcgatttttaaaatagcaaaaaattcaataagttgGCTTCGTCGCCCTTACCTGCATTATTTACCAATATATTTATACGTTCTTCAGATTGAAGGATATCCTTAGCACATTCCTTGATAGACAATAAAGAACCGAgatctaattttttaataactagCTCTCCCAAAGGTTGATTGTCCTCCGACTTGACAGTTTCTTTGATGTCATCGACAGCTTTGGCAGCTTTTTCTGCATCACGACATGCTAATATAACTCTGGCacctataaattatttttacaaggAACATATCTAGgtataagtagatattttttcaacattacataaattgcataaaattcaatacataagtacatactatAACTTACCAATTCTGTAAAATTCTCTTGCCGTTATTTTACCAATTCCAGTATTTGATCCGGTAACTATGGCTGTTTTTCCATCAAGTCTCGCCTTACTGACACATTTCCCGGCTTTCAACAATTTCATCTTTGGAACGATTTTATTTTACGAGTTGaatatacctaatttattttattttgtgtaCATCATCAGAACACCGCGTAACAAATCTCAACActgaaaatgatgataaaaattaataaaactggATTTTTCACTTTAGGTACACGATATGCGTATTGTATCTACCTATACTTTGTCTACGGCTGCTGTTGCCGTACATTGAGGTCACTTCTGCTTGTACGTTCGGTTATGAACTCTTTTACTTTTAGAGACATTCTTAACACAATTCAGAGAGCACCGGGGATAGGAGAGTAGAAAAACGAAACAGGTATTCTAACCGAAATTTAGAAACGTTCAACTAACTGTATAGAACTATACGTATACAGTGGGTATAGGTATGGTATGGGTTATGGAGTGGGTACCTTGGTACCTCTACCTGTCCAGTGTCCATAGCAATCAAATCAAGTGATGTGCACTAGCAAAGATGGGATATTTCATTCCATCAGGTGCACGATGAATGTTTAGTGTTGGTAGAATGTAGGTAGATACTTACttaatatttaggtaggtacctctacagGCGTTTCGATTTCAACTGACTGGGTACTGTACCGAATTGAATTGTTCTTCTCTCGTATACCTAGTTCATTCACCTCCTTTCAACGTTGCGAaccttaaaaatttcaaggagaatatccttttttcttgaaaggttTTTGGTGGTTATAGAAACATAGTAACTTTTGCaaatgttttttgacattttgaccaGTCATaagtgaaagtttttgaaataagCTCAGCAGGCACATTTTTATactcattttattattatttttttgaagcaaagaatacttaaattttattattaggtaagtatacctatagcCAACTAGAGCTTACCCAAACAAGCGTgtaatcataaaaaatataacatttaCTTAGATGTACctaattactcgtacctatacttatgCGAAAGCAGATCATTGAATAAGTAAGTGAGACATTCTCAAACCGCTATTATTGGACAATCGTGCACTGCTTTTGTAGTAACACATCCTTCCTCcctaattttaaattctttGTCTTTATAAGTAGCAACATTCCAAGAATTTATGTATAAATCAtcggcaattttttcaaaatcttcaagcTTCAAATTAGTACCTTGTTGATATCTACTGTATCCTTCAACTTCAACAATATCTCCTTGAACAGCTTTTGGAGGCACATCCAGAATATCTTCTGATTCTCCATCGTGGGCTAAAAGTAACATTCCATTGGAAAATTCACCTGGTGTATGGCTAATATTGTACAACTGTAGTGATGCGATGTTCAGTAAAAATAATGTCTTTTTATTTCGGAGGTGTCCTAAAGGTATTTTGTATCTGTAAAGGTTGCTGagctgtaaaaataaatttgtgtaGGTGAGCTAGCGCATACACACttggaattctcaaaaataaaattgcatcGCTTACGATCACTGTTGGCGCGAATGTGGCAAAATCGACTCTTATGAGCGCTAATTCTGGATGTTCCGGATGACAGCttacttccaaaatttttcccacGCGAATATTCAAACTTCCAAAATCAGGTTCAACTATATTCGTACCTACACTTCAGAATTTTGCAATGAATGAAATGCCTACCACATAACTGCATATTTGCACCAAAATTACTTATCGAAATCTTCAACGTACCCAATACGTGTGAAGGGATCAAACAGCaacataatattttcaaattaatggaAATCATCGCTAAATTTTTTGATCGATACATTTCAGTTGAAATATCACCAATTTAAGTAATCATGATCACTTATTCAAATTGAGGTAggtaaaaacattattttgtatATTGGTGGGTAACATTTTGATGGGATGAGATAACGGATGAATTATCTTTATCATATGTGGAGCTCATATCTTTTGCTAAGCAATTCAATCAAGAATTAAATGAGGGAATACATTTCATCCTGAATTAATTAAAGCAAATGATATATACCTAAATTTATGCTCTACGCAGATGCGATACGTAGGCTATACGAATTTGTAACAGATTCGTCATCAAGTAAGTAAACACtaaacttaggtaggtactaggtacaccTACATCTGCAACATGTAATTTCAAATGACG
The sequence above is a segment of the Planococcus citri chromosome 3, ihPlaCitr1.1, whole genome shotgun sequence genome. Coding sequences within it:
- the LOC135838326 gene encoding retinol dehydrogenase 11-like codes for the protein MKLLKAGKCVSKARLDGKTAIVTGSNTGIGKITAREFYRIGARVILACRDAEKAAKAVDDIKETVKSEDNQPLGELVIKKLDLGSLLSIKECAKDILQSEERINILVNNAGVMMCPKSKTADGFELQFGTNHLGHFLFTCLLLPRIRHSTPARIVNVSSLAHKKGRIHFDDINLENGYTPFGAYAQSKLANLLFSHELATKLKGKGVNVYSLHPGIVRTELGRHLNSIYFPGFRSVVRLAFCLFDKTPEEGAQTTIYCSIEESLEDETGCYYSDCKKETPSTAATNAEESKKLWDLSLKMTGLGDWDPFTAPNDILPPSLTNI
- the LOC135838327 gene encoding tyrosine--tRNA ligase, cytoplasmic-like is translated as MYRSKNLAMISINLKILCCCLIPSHVLGTNIVEPDFGSLNIRVGKILEVSCHPEHPELALIRVDFATFAPTVILSNLYRYKIPLGHLRNKKTLFLLNIASLQLYNISHTPGEFSNGMLLLAHDGESEDILDVPPKAVQGDIVEVEGYSRYQQGTNLKLEDFEKIADDLYINSWNVATYKDKEFKIREEGCVTTKAVHDCPIIAV